The Reinekea forsetii genome contains the following window.
ACTGGTGTATTTTTACTCCAACAGCCTGCTGATCACCGGTGCCCTGATGGCCGCCGGGGCGGTGGCGATTATCGGGGTCACGCTCTTGGCTGGCCTGATGATTCGCCTAGCCCGAGCCTCGGGATCACGTCTGGGTACGACCTGGCGTCTGGGCCTGGCTAGTCTGCAGCGCAATGGCAGCCAAAACAGTTTCCAGATAATGATCTTCGCCATGGCGTTGATGTTGTTGTTTATTCTTACCTTGTTGCGCACCAGCTTATTGACCGAATGGCAACAGCAGCTCCCCGAGGGCACACCGAATCATTTTGCGTTCAATATATTTGAGCAGGAAAAAACTGGCCTGGAAGCACTGCTCGCCGAACGCAAAATACCGGCCACGCCCTTTTATCCGATGATGCGTGGCCGTCTGGTGAAGGTCGATGGCGAGCCGATTCAAGACCGCTTGGCACGCTTGGAGCCAGAGGGTGATGACTTCCGCCGGGAGTTAAATGTCACCTGGAGTTCAGTCTTGGCCGATGATAACGAGGTGGTCGAGGGTGACTGGTTCGATGCCGCCGACGCCGATCAGCCCTATGTCTCCATTGAGGCCGACTTCGCCAAAGCACTGGCGGTGTCCGTTGGCGACACGGTGGAGTTTTCCTTCGGTGGCCAGAGCGTAGAATCGGTGGTCGACAATATTCGCACCGTACAATGGGACAGCCTGGCACCGAACTTTTATGTCATCTTTAGTGGTCCGATCTTGTCCGGCAGCGGTGCGGCCTATCTGACTAGCTTCTTCCTGACCCCGGAGCAAAAACCCTTACTGACCGATATATTGGCGGCTTATCCGACCATCTCGCTTATCGAGGTCGATGCGATCCTGAAGCGGATCCAGTCGATTGTTGGCCAGGTCACCTTGGCTATCGAATTCATTCTCGGCCTAGTACTGGTGGCCGGCCTGATTGTACTGATAGCCAGTGTTCAAGCTACCTTGGACAGTCGCCTGCAGGAAAGCGCTATCTTACGTACTCTGGGGGCCCGTGCCCGATTAGTGCGTGGCGCCTTGGCGATTGAATTTTTCACCCTAGGGGGCGTGGCCGGCCTATTGGCCGCGCTGGGCAGCGAAATAGCACTCTATTTTCTGCAGACGGAACTGCTTAATATGGCATTTTCTGTCCATTGGCCTATTTTTATTCTGGGTCCTGTTGTGGGTGCGAGCCTGATTGGCTTGGTCGGCTTGCTGTCGACCCGAAAGGTGGTCCGGGTGCCGCCCTTGATGGTGTTGCGCCAGCTTTAGAGCAACAGGGGGCTGGGTCTGCAGGCCCATAGTAAGATCCTATCGTGATCATAGGTACAGTGATGGCGTAAGGTTTGAGGTTTTAGGCTAAAGTACTGCGAGTAGGTTTGGCTGAGTCGTTTAACTGTCTCGCCTGGCCAGCGCAGCATTGCATAACTGAACGTTTAAATGGAGAAAGACAATGAGTGTATTACTAGGCCGCAAGGCACCAGAATTTATCGCCCCAGCGGTACTCGGCAATGGCGAAATAGTCGGTGATTTTGATTTTGCCGCAACGACCAAAGGCAAGTACGCCTTGGTGTTCTTTTACCCGCTCGATTTTACCTTTGTTTGCCCGTCT
Protein-coding sequences here:
- a CDS encoding ABC transporter permease: MTSAAPRGSLARLAMKLLWRDWRSGELNILTAALLVAVTTVTGIGLFTDRISNSILDEAGSLLAADAQIRGSQPLPEIWLEQAIAAGLETAQVTTFQAMVFGPGRSAELASVKAVSQAYPLKGELEVSTEPYGLIEKTQVGPQPSEAWVNSRLLAALGMKVGDTIGVGDGDFTIAKVVIAEPDNAGGDFGLNPRVMINAADIGQTGAVQLGSRVGYRLLLAGDVEPYRLEWLKQKGEHHRWRSVSDANERITATLERAESFLLLAGSLGVILGGVALALASKRYATRQLSHVALLKTVGVTPNGIALLYAGSLVVLGLVAVLVGLFLGWVLHWAFLELFAGLLPRELVAATSQPLWIGFITGLVCLLAFAFPPVWVLRLTPPARVFNSNVAGGTINTARTTTIGVVAVIGLVYFYSNSLLITGALMAAGAVAIIGVTLLAGLMIRLARASGSRLGTTWRLGLASLQRNGSQNSFQIMIFAMALMLLFILTLLRTSLLTEWQQQLPEGTPNHFAFNIFEQEKTGLEALLAERKIPATPFYPMMRGRLVKVDGEPIQDRLARLEPEGDDFRRELNVTWSSVLADDNEVVEGDWFDAADADQPYVSIEADFAKALAVSVGDTVEFSFGGQSVESVVDNIRTVQWDSLAPNFYVIFSGPILSGSGAAYLTSFFLTPEQKPLLTDILAAYPTISLIEVDAILKRIQSIVGQVTLAIEFILGLVLVAGLIVLIASVQATLDSRLQESAILRTLGARARLVRGALAIEFFTLGGVAGLLAALGSEIALYFLQTELLNMAFSVHWPIFILGPVVGASLIGLVGLLSTRKVVRVPPLMVLRQL